Proteins encoded in a region of the Pirellulaceae bacterium genome:
- a CDS encoding redoxin domain-containing protein gives MGCEVITVSCDTKFVHLAWKNAEGELADVKYPMGSDPTGKLARMFGVYDEGTGLSLRGTFIISPEGKLMNSEVKFYNMGRNIDEMLRKFKANVYLSKKSDEGCPAKWKDKGDKTLKPSEKMVGKVHEALNG, from the coding sequence ATGGGATGCGAAGTCATCACAGTTAGCTGTGACACGAAGTTTGTTCATCTCGCTTGGAAAAACGCTGAAGGTGAGTTGGCGGATGTGAAGTATCCGATGGGCTCCGACCCGACAGGAAAACTTGCTCGGATGTTTGGCGTGTATGACGAAGGCACCGGACTTTCCCTGCGTGGTACCTTCATCATCAGTCCCGAAGGCAAGTTGATGAATTCAGAAGTCAAGTTTTACAACATGGGCCGAAACATCGACGAGATGTTACGGAAGTTCAAAGCGAACGTGTACTTGTCGAAAAAATCTGACGAAGGCTGTCCTGCTAAATGGAAGGACAAAGGGGACAAGACGCTCAAACCCTCGGAAAAGATGGTTGGGAAAGTTCACGAAGCTTTAAACGGCTAA
- a CDS encoding LssY C-terminal domain-containing protein: MHFFRKLASLFTVVYRPQPDDKSFLERSQKQSREGLTVTLAVMSDRESKRFFGTSLARRGLQSLWMDCENDTSDPHRLDFYSVDPTYYTPLEAAHVCHYSIGKRLLSFGLLAWLFLLLLPLLPFKLAGAKSANRRMNELFKQQSFRFGPIAPGSRRSGVVFTALDEGAKNVDLKLLTHNDVKEFNFSFEIPGLAIRDTLVVDGHEKLREISEEDLKTWINQFARCTSNKLGNKEGDPLNLVVVGDRITIRQCFGGRWDEAESITFATCLKTGRAFLFDAEYRYSPVSSLYIDGKMQDLALQKARSSINERIHLRLWPTPLAVNQQPVWIGQISRDIGVRFTPKTWNLTTHRIDPNIDEARDYVTDFLIAAKRVSRYGYTEGVEPATAEQPRHNLTGDPYFTDGNRVLLMLSSRSTAPTYLPWS; encoded by the coding sequence ATGCATTTTTTCCGCAAATTGGCCAGCTTGTTTACGGTGGTCTACAGGCCACAGCCTGATGACAAATCATTTCTTGAGCGGTCTCAAAAACAAAGCCGTGAGGGCTTGACCGTCACCTTAGCAGTGATGAGCGATCGCGAGAGCAAACGTTTTTTTGGCACATCGCTGGCTCGACGTGGACTGCAATCGCTCTGGATGGATTGCGAGAATGACACGTCAGATCCACATCGTTTAGATTTCTACAGTGTCGACCCCACCTATTACACACCTCTGGAAGCCGCCCATGTGTGCCATTATTCGATTGGAAAACGGCTCCTGAGTTTTGGCTTGCTGGCGTGGCTATTCCTGCTATTACTCCCGCTGCTGCCCTTTAAGTTAGCGGGAGCCAAATCGGCAAATCGCCGCATGAACGAACTGTTTAAGCAGCAGAGTTTTCGCTTTGGACCAATCGCTCCCGGCAGTCGCAGGTCCGGCGTTGTGTTTACTGCTCTTGATGAAGGAGCAAAAAATGTCGACTTGAAGCTGCTTACCCACAATGATGTGAAGGAGTTTAATTTCTCCTTTGAAATACCCGGATTGGCCATTCGCGATACGCTGGTAGTCGACGGACATGAGAAGCTTCGTGAGATCAGTGAAGAAGACCTGAAGACCTGGATCAATCAATTCGCACGATGCACGTCGAACAAATTGGGCAACAAGGAAGGTGACCCACTCAACCTCGTCGTTGTGGGTGATCGAATCACCATTCGACAATGCTTCGGTGGAAGATGGGACGAGGCCGAGTCAATCACTTTCGCCACCTGCCTGAAAACGGGTCGTGCCTTTTTGTTCGATGCAGAGTATCGCTACTCGCCCGTAAGTTCGCTCTACATCGACGGAAAAATGCAGGATCTTGCCCTGCAAAAAGCACGCTCAAGCATTAATGAACGTATTCACTTGCGACTCTGGCCCACGCCTCTGGCAGTCAATCAGCAACCGGTTTGGATCGGCCAAATCAGTCGAGACATCGGTGTCCGATTCACTCCCAAAACCTGGAACCTGACGACGCACCGCATCGATCCGAATATCGACGAAGCTCGTGACTACGTCACGGATTTCCTGATCGCCGCAAAGCGAGTCTCTCGATATGGATACACAGAGGGAGTCGAGCCTGCGACCGCTGAGCAGCCGCGACATAACTTGACGGGTGACCCATATTTCACGGACGGAAATCGAGTTCTGCTAATGCTGTCTTCCCGAAGCACTGCTCCTACTTACCTGCCTTGGAGCTAG
- a CDS encoding sialidase family protein has product MIRPLTWLILFIMMLTAPVSLSASTGPTVERHVVVFGAAEQFAGWPANHGIWNWGNEILVGFSIGIHKKLGEKRHNIDRDLPEEHVLARSLDGGQSWQVEFPSQKSMLINQGGMRHGITDPKHKETLPQPITKKINFGHPDFCMTMRFQQVHGGQSRLYYSYDRGHNWQGPYAIPTLGQPAIMARTDYIINGPEDCHFFLTASKQNKKEGRIICARTRDAGISWQLVGQVGPEPHGFSIMPATARLSTNRLVMATRRREGQGQPRRRWIDFWESNDNGSNWRYINDAVADVGEGNPPALTRLRDGRLCLTYGDRKPPYAMRTRLSKDGGQTWGQAFTLRTHGAGQDMGYARTVQRPDGKLVTLYYFYTADNIYRRVIATIWDAG; this is encoded by the coding sequence ATGATCCGACCCCTTACTTGGCTCATCCTTTTCATCATGATGCTCACGGCACCCGTCTCGCTTAGTGCGAGCACTGGTCCCACAGTTGAAAGACACGTTGTTGTTTTTGGCGCAGCGGAACAATTCGCGGGCTGGCCCGCCAATCATGGCATTTGGAACTGGGGCAACGAAATCCTGGTTGGCTTCAGCATCGGCATCCACAAGAAATTGGGCGAAAAACGTCACAACATTGATCGCGACTTGCCCGAGGAGCACGTTCTGGCACGTAGCCTTGATGGGGGACAAAGTTGGCAAGTCGAATTTCCCTCCCAAAAAAGCATGTTGATCAACCAAGGTGGAATGCGACACGGCATCACCGACCCCAAACACAAAGAAACGCTTCCTCAACCGATCACGAAAAAAATCAACTTCGGTCACCCCGATTTTTGCATGACGATGCGTTTCCAGCAGGTGCACGGCGGTCAGTCTCGTTTGTACTACTCGTATGATCGAGGGCACAACTGGCAAGGTCCGTATGCGATTCCTACTTTAGGACAGCCAGCCATCATGGCTCGCACCGACTACATCATTAATGGCCCGGAGGACTGTCATTTCTTCCTAACAGCATCCAAGCAGAACAAAAAAGAAGGCCGTATTATCTGCGCACGCACGCGTGATGCTGGAATCAGTTGGCAACTTGTCGGCCAAGTTGGTCCTGAGCCGCACGGTTTTTCCATCATGCCCGCAACCGCACGGCTCAGCACAAACCGACTTGTGATGGCAACACGTCGCCGAGAAGGCCAGGGGCAACCACGCCGTCGTTGGATTGACTTTTGGGAATCGAATGACAATGGGTCTAATTGGCGTTACATCAACGACGCGGTTGCTGACGTCGGTGAAGGGAACCCACCCGCTTTGACACGACTCCGAGATGGAAGATTGTGTTTGACCTACGGTGATCGCAAACCGCCTTATGCGATGCGCACTCGGCTCAGCAAAGACGGCGGCCAAACCTGGGGTCAAGCATTCACCTTGAGAACGCATGGTGCCGGACAAGATATGGGCTACGCACGCACCGTGCAGCGGCCTGATGGAAAACTGGTCACTCTCTATTACTTCTATACCGCCGATAACATCTATCGACGAGTGATTGCCACGATCTGGGACGCAGGCTGA
- a CDS encoding HEAT repeat domain-containing protein has product MDTRNSKLIVALAGAMVLIVTGVTLFGLRQIKETAPERIKVENSQTHRRPRHKSPPNKLSEERLSKRRLRELLHQRGRDLQSRSAELRQQNLAYEKLLNNFTNLQSRFDELEQDSAQDTTLLVDLVTRMNENVEIDNQPSPPRLPDMQLIDMENEAANPQNAELTLIQWQLDVANERVRELENSILQEMVKSTEATRALIDGGEAVVESIADLLNDENAEIRLWAAEVLGKIGRPALNATDILIQAMSDPNQEVRKAAEAALDRIEGRS; this is encoded by the coding sequence ATGGATACACGAAACAGCAAATTGATTGTTGCGTTGGCCGGTGCAATGGTTCTGATCGTTACCGGTGTGACCCTGTTCGGTTTGCGGCAGATCAAAGAAACGGCACCCGAACGGATCAAGGTCGAGAACTCCCAAACACACCGACGCCCCAGGCACAAATCCCCACCAAACAAACTCAGCGAAGAGCGACTATCCAAGCGACGATTGCGAGAATTACTGCATCAGCGCGGTCGTGACTTACAGAGTCGATCTGCTGAACTACGACAACAGAATCTGGCCTACGAGAAGTTACTGAACAACTTCACCAATTTGCAATCACGATTCGATGAGCTGGAACAAGATTCAGCGCAAGATACAACTCTGCTGGTTGATCTGGTAACACGCATGAATGAAAACGTGGAAATCGACAACCAACCGTCACCTCCCAGATTGCCAGATATGCAATTGATCGACATGGAGAATGAAGCAGCAAACCCACAAAACGCCGAACTGACCTTAATCCAATGGCAACTGGATGTGGCCAACGAGCGCGTTCGTGAGCTAGAGAACTCTATTCTGCAAGAAATGGTTAAATCAACGGAAGCCACCCGTGCCCTCATCGATGGAGGCGAGGCCGTCGTGGAATCGATTGCCGATTTATTAAATGACGAAAATGCAGAGATCCGCTTGTGGGCCGCTGAAGTGCTGGGCAAAATTGGTCGCCCTGCATTGAACGCGACTGACATCTTGATCCAGGCCATGTCAGACCCCAATCAAGAAGTACGCAAAGCGGCAGAAGCGGCCCTCGATCGAATTGAAGGACGTTCTTGA
- a CDS encoding lactonase family protein: MNVRTWFQYVLWACFLWGNFGLGARADMFRVYIGTYTGSGSQGIYVAEFDAETGRLSKPRLAAEAVNPSFLAIHPTGKYLYAVNETADFEGKKSGALTAFAIDQESGRLKPLNQVASAGAAPCHLVVDQAGNTLLTANYTGGNVSLRAIESDGRLGKQTDFHQHEGTSDNLSRQEAPHAHSINLDAQNEFAFVADLGTDEVVVYRFDADKQKLSRAGAAAVEPGSGPRHFSFHPSGKTAYVINELKSTVNAFQYDPERGQLKKIQTISTLPSDFDGTSYTAEVVVHPSGKFVYGSNRGHDSVACYTVDADTGLLTLVEVEPTGGKTPRNFAIDPTGKYLFAENQGSDSIVLFEIDLATGKLQPTGQQVAVPTPVCVKFLPLD; the protein is encoded by the coding sequence ATGAACGTACGAACTTGGTTTCAATATGTGCTGTGGGCCTGCTTCCTCTGGGGAAACTTTGGATTAGGAGCAAGGGCAGACATGTTTCGTGTTTATATCGGTACCTATACCGGTTCAGGTAGTCAGGGTATCTATGTGGCGGAATTTGATGCAGAAACCGGACGATTGTCGAAGCCGCGACTCGCCGCTGAGGCCGTTAATCCCTCTTTTTTAGCGATTCATCCGACAGGAAAATATCTTTACGCGGTCAATGAAACGGCCGACTTTGAGGGTAAGAAAAGCGGAGCACTGACCGCCTTTGCCATCGATCAAGAGTCGGGACGACTTAAGCCATTGAATCAAGTTGCGTCGGCTGGCGCTGCCCCCTGTCACCTGGTTGTTGATCAAGCTGGCAATACGCTCCTGACGGCCAACTACACCGGGGGCAACGTGAGTTTGCGAGCCATCGAGTCCGATGGACGGTTGGGCAAGCAAACTGATTTTCATCAACACGAAGGGACAAGTGACAACCTATCTCGGCAGGAGGCCCCCCATGCCCATTCCATTAATCTAGATGCTCAAAACGAATTTGCCTTTGTCGCAGATCTGGGTACCGATGAAGTTGTCGTCTATCGATTTGACGCGGATAAACAAAAATTATCTCGCGCAGGTGCGGCAGCCGTTGAACCCGGATCAGGGCCACGTCACTTTAGCTTTCATCCATCCGGTAAAACGGCTTACGTCATCAATGAATTGAAATCGACGGTGAATGCTTTTCAATACGATCCCGAACGAGGACAACTGAAAAAGATTCAAACGATCTCCACCCTGCCCTCTGATTTCGACGGAACCAGTTATACGGCAGAGGTTGTCGTTCATCCCTCCGGGAAATTTGTCTATGGTTCGAATCGGGGGCATGATAGCGTCGCCTGTTATACGGTTGACGCCGACACAGGATTGCTGACGCTGGTCGAAGTCGAGCCAACCGGTGGAAAAACTCCACGGAATTTTGCCATCGATCCGACCGGAAAATACCTGTTTGCCGAAAATCAGGGAAGCGATTCGATTGTTTTGTTTGAAATTGACCTGGCAACGGGAAAACTGCAGCCCACCGGGCAACAAGTGGCAGTGCCAACCCCGGTTTGTGTCAAATTCCTGCCACTCGATTAG
- a CDS encoding transglutaminase-like domain-containing protein — MTTMRFTFLISLIGCLSLTSVLTAQSISKAASDSRHSQWEFGIRIVASGKTTGIVATAPIPIEWPEQQLKQIAIAKSSNVERATFKILDKAVKQMTIRVKQLKEGETASATLTFDVTKEWTQQPEDPSAWNFAKPAPRKLRKYLLPSPFIESNSRTIKIFSNEIPINEQDPAWDQVRTIYETVRKKIKYEFDPTIRTCQEAIDRGQGDCEEMTSIFVAICRTRGIPARAVWIPGHTYPEFYLVDENKEGRWFGCQVAGDYEFGSMSEDKPILQKGDRFRVPGHRETLRYVQPTLTARDTQSPPTIEWIMRPINPTNATPQ; from the coding sequence ATGACAACGATGCGATTCACGTTCTTAATCAGCCTGATAGGCTGCCTGTCTCTCACCTCAGTTTTGACAGCCCAATCTATTTCGAAAGCGGCGTCAGACTCTCGCCATTCTCAATGGGAGTTTGGAATCCGCATTGTCGCGAGCGGTAAAACAACCGGCATCGTAGCAACAGCCCCCATTCCGATCGAATGGCCGGAGCAGCAACTGAAGCAAATCGCAATCGCCAAATCGAGTAATGTGGAACGCGCGACATTCAAGATACTGGATAAAGCCGTGAAGCAAATGACGATTCGCGTCAAACAACTGAAAGAAGGCGAAACAGCCTCGGCAACCCTGACGTTCGATGTGACCAAGGAATGGACTCAGCAACCTGAAGATCCCTCGGCTTGGAACTTTGCCAAACCAGCGCCGCGCAAATTACGAAAATACCTGCTGCCCAGCCCATTCATTGAAAGTAACAGTCGCACAATCAAAATCTTTTCGAATGAGATTCCAATCAACGAACAAGACCCTGCCTGGGACCAAGTACGCACGATCTATGAGACGGTGCGAAAAAAAATCAAATATGAATTCGACCCTACCATTCGAACTTGCCAAGAAGCGATCGATCGAGGCCAAGGTGACTGCGAAGAAATGACATCTATTTTTGTGGCGATTTGTCGAACACGAGGGATTCCCGCGCGAGCTGTTTGGATTCCGGGACACACTTACCCTGAGTTCTATCTGGTCGATGAAAACAAAGAGGGTCGTTGGTTTGGCTGCCAAGTGGCCGGCGACTATGAATTTGGCAGCATGTCTGAGGACAAACCGATTCTGCAAAAAGGCGATCGGTTTCGTGTGCCGGGACATCGAGAAACGCTTCGTTACGTGCAGCCAACTTTGACCGCTCGTGACACCCAGTCGCCGCCGACCATCGAATGGATCATGCGGCCAATCAATCCAACAAACGCCACGCCTCAGTAA
- a CDS encoding BBP7 family outer membrane beta-barrel protein — MRADEEYNRSTVSTQLPQVIVVWVVIFLGLPAAAEQVASLPSVSMDARGDFVHWVARNSYASQSDLLEQVGPDAEEVTPEVVETESMLPPVTEKVLNGDIWQNGCTSCNECESGWGALCWGRQCCSYPGMCNGQCRHTRVYRAFYLGHLWFDAEALAWSSKSQKALSLVTTSPDGTASPDAGVLGFSSTTTLAGNETLFNSLQPGGRLTGGWWFDTDQISGIELQYFLIDGEEIDFRSDTPILARPYTNSLSDLEASVLSSYDGIVEGEIQARVDMAFSGASALYRRALSTGCYHRIDALCGYRYARLCDSLRVNEELTSLEAASGFESGLGISRFDRFRAENDFHGGEVGLVGRWQRGCWSWELLGKTALGNSRQDILIDGGTTTVNNSVDPSETVEYAGGVLAQPSNLGSYAKDDLAFVSEIGISAQYDFSCQLRASVGYTFMYWSDVSRVLDHVSPEVDPDQIPPTTVSGASTFRFITDDFWAQGLTAGIEYQF; from the coding sequence ATGCGAGCGGATGAGGAATACAATCGATCGACGGTCAGCACACAATTACCACAAGTGATCGTGGTGTGGGTGGTGATCTTCTTGGGGTTGCCGGCAGCGGCTGAACAAGTTGCCAGTCTGCCGTCGGTCAGCATGGATGCTCGTGGCGACTTTGTTCATTGGGTCGCCCGAAACTCTTACGCCTCTCAGTCTGACCTGCTTGAACAGGTCGGACCCGACGCTGAGGAGGTGACACCCGAGGTCGTTGAGACGGAGTCGATGCTGCCACCAGTCACGGAGAAAGTCCTCAACGGGGACATTTGGCAGAACGGCTGTACGAGCTGCAACGAGTGCGAATCGGGCTGGGGAGCTCTTTGTTGGGGCCGCCAATGCTGCAGCTACCCCGGAATGTGTAACGGCCAATGTCGTCACACCCGCGTCTATCGAGCGTTCTATTTGGGCCATTTATGGTTTGATGCTGAGGCGCTCGCTTGGTCGTCCAAGAGTCAAAAAGCATTATCGCTGGTGACGACCAGTCCAGATGGAACTGCTTCCCCCGACGCGGGTGTGCTTGGTTTCAGTTCGACGACAACTTTGGCCGGCAACGAGACGCTTTTCAATAGTCTGCAGCCGGGAGGAAGGCTTACCGGAGGCTGGTGGTTTGATACGGATCAAATAAGTGGAATTGAACTCCAATACTTCTTGATCGATGGGGAGGAGATTGATTTTCGGAGTGATACGCCGATTCTCGCTCGCCCCTACACCAACAGCCTTTCCGATTTGGAGGCGTCCGTCTTGAGTTCTTACGATGGTATCGTCGAGGGCGAAATTCAAGCTCGCGTCGACATGGCCTTTAGCGGTGCAAGTGCCTTATATCGCCGAGCCTTGTCGACCGGCTGTTACCATCGCATCGATGCTCTCTGTGGCTATCGATACGCTCGACTCTGCGATTCACTTCGCGTGAACGAAGAACTCACCTCCCTTGAAGCTGCCAGCGGCTTTGAATCCGGTTTAGGTATTTCGCGTTTTGATCGCTTCCGCGCGGAAAACGATTTTCATGGCGGGGAGGTCGGCCTTGTTGGCCGCTGGCAGCGTGGTTGTTGGTCCTGGGAACTACTCGGTAAGACGGCACTCGGGAATTCACGTCAAGATATCCTCATCGACGGTGGAACCACGACCGTGAATAATTCGGTGGACCCGTCAGAGACGGTTGAATATGCGGGGGGCGTTCTCGCACAACCGTCGAATCTTGGTAGCTATGCGAAGGATGACTTAGCTTTTGTTTCCGAAATTGGCATTTCAGCCCAATACGATTTCAGCTGCCAGTTGCGAGCGTCAGTCGGGTATACCTTCATGTACTGGTCCGACGTATCCCGTGTATTAGATCATGTCAGTCCGGAAGTCGATCCGGATCAGATCCCGCCGACCACGGTAAGCGGAGCATCGACCTTCCGTTTTATTACGGACGATTTTTGGGCTCAGGGATTAACCGCTGGCATCGAATATCAGTTCTAG
- a CDS encoding DUF167 family protein, with protein MASHFRWSAEELRLQLRISPRASRDQVGSLMGERLKIAITAPPVDGKANQHLQQFLAKQFGISRSQVSIESGLSSRDKTVCIRSPARLPPPFLVTKTS; from the coding sequence ATGGCTTCCCATTTCCGCTGGTCCGCGGAAGAACTGCGACTCCAGCTGAGGATCAGCCCCCGAGCTTCTCGCGACCAAGTTGGCTCTCTGATGGGTGAACGACTCAAGATTGCAATCACGGCTCCACCTGTCGATGGCAAAGCGAACCAGCATTTGCAACAATTTCTCGCCAAGCAATTTGGGATTTCACGGTCCCAAGTGTCGATTGAAAGCGGCCTCTCGAGCCGAGACAAAACAGTTTGCATTCGGAGTCCTGCTCGCCTGCCCCCACCGTTCCTTGTCACCAAAACCTCGTAG
- the xdhC gene encoding xanthine dehydrogenase accessory protein XdhC: MSYANKYVERLAELDRKGHPFVSVTMVDAIGSTPQDIGSKMLVDQDGLVFGTVGGGRVERQAIEAAQSMLSHIDPTTTSELVEWNLQQDVGMTCGGVVRLFFETFNARRWHIVIFGAGHVAQALARCLLSLDCQITCIDQREDWLARFPTSPKLSIQQSDNPADEVKILRDEDFVVCMTMGHRTDRPILEQIFQQNREFSFLGVIGSRAKRNVLVRELLDAGIDTQRAEAFFCPIGLAIGNNQPAEIALSIAAQLLEHRDKIWT, encoded by the coding sequence GTGAGCTATGCAAACAAATACGTCGAACGGTTAGCCGAACTTGATCGCAAGGGTCACCCGTTTGTGTCGGTCACGATGGTTGATGCCATTGGCAGCACCCCCCAAGACATCGGCTCGAAAATGCTGGTCGATCAAGACGGCTTAGTGTTTGGCACGGTAGGCGGTGGTCGCGTCGAAAGACAGGCAATCGAAGCGGCCCAATCGATGCTATCACACATCGATCCCACCACGACCTCCGAATTAGTTGAATGGAATCTGCAGCAAGATGTCGGGATGACCTGCGGTGGCGTCGTGCGTCTATTCTTCGAAACCTTCAATGCGCGTCGCTGGCATATTGTTATCTTCGGCGCGGGACATGTTGCTCAGGCGTTAGCGCGATGCTTACTGTCATTGGACTGCCAAATCACTTGTATCGATCAGCGTGAAGACTGGTTGGCCCGATTCCCAACATCGCCAAAGCTTTCAATTCAGCAGAGTGATAATCCGGCGGACGAAGTCAAAATATTACGAGACGAGGATTTTGTGGTCTGCATGACGATGGGGCATCGCACCGACCGACCTATCTTGGAGCAAATCTTTCAGCAGAATCGCGAATTTTCGTTTTTGGGGGTGATTGGCAGCCGCGCCAAGAGAAATGTGCTGGTGAGGGAACTGTTGGACGCAGGCATTGATACACAGCGCGCCGAAGCATTTTTCTGTCCGATTGGCCTCGCGATCGGCAATAACCAACCAGCAGAAATTGCACTAAGCATTGCCGCACAGTTATTAGAGCACCGTGACAAAATCTGGACCTAG